The genome window AGGACGGGTTCGACATCACCGACGAGGCGTCGATCGAGGCCGCTCTGAAACCGCTCGACGACGATTTCGACCTCGTCTTCGTGGCCACGGGCGCGCTGACCTCGACGCGGGACGCGCCCGAGAAGTCGCTTTCCGATCTGGGGGCCGATGAGATCCTGGCGCAGGTCTCGCTCAATGCCATCGGGCCCGCCCTGGTTCTCAAGCACTGGAAGCGCCGCATCCCGCGCAAGGGGCGCTTCGTGTTTGCGGCCTTGTCCGCACGTGTGGGGTCGATCGGGGATAACGGGCTCGGCGGCTGGTATTCCTACCGGACGTCCAAGGCCGCGCTCAACGCGCTGATGCACGGTGCCGCGGTCGAGATCGGCCGCAGCCGCAGGGAGGCGATCGTCGCGTGCCTGCATCCCGGCACCGTCGCGACCGAATTCACCGAAGATTACCCCGATCACGACAAGGTTACGCCACTCGAGGCCGCCGCGCGCCTGATCGACGTGATCGAGGGACTATCGCCCGCGCAGTCGGGTGGTTTCTTCGACTATGCCGCGAAGGAGATCCCATGGTGAGCCGTCTGATCCTCGTCCTCGGCGACCAGCTGAGTGAAGACCTTTCCGCGCTGCGGGAGGCCGGACAGGACGATGTCGTCGTCATGGCCGAAGTCGGCGACGAGGCAAGCTACGTCCCCCATCATCCCAAGAAGATCGCGTTCCTCTTCGCCGCGATGCGCAAGTTCGCGGCCCGCCTGCGCGAGGATGGCCGGAACGTCGCCTATACCTCGCTCGACGACGAGGAGAATACCGGGTCGATCACCGGAGAGCTTCTGCGCCGCGCCGAAGAGCACGGTGCGTCCGAAGTCATCGCGACCGAGCCCGGCGAATGGCGTTTGATCGAGGCGCTGAACGATTGCCCGCTGAAGGTCACGCAACTTTCCGACGACCGTTTCATCGCCTCCCATTCCGAATTCGACACGTGGGCCGACGGGCGCAAGGAGTTGCGAATGGAGTGGTTCTATCGTGACATGCGGCGCAAGACCGGCCTTCTGATGGATGGCGAAGAGCCCGCGGGCGGCAAGTGGAACTTCGATCACGACAACCGCAAACCCGCCCCCGACGCGGTCGAGTTCGGCGGCCCGATGCAGTTCACCCCCGACGAGGTCGTGGGAGAGGTGCTCGACCTCGTCGAGCGGCGCTTCGGCAACAATTTCGGCGATCTGCGGCCCTTCTGGTTCGCGACCGACCAGGGGCAGGCGCGCCGCGCCCTCGCCCATTTCATCAGGGGCGCGTTGCCGAAATTCGGCGATTATCAGGATGCGATGCTGGCGAAAGACAGCTTTCTCTATCACGGGGTCCTGTCGCTCTATCTCAACGCGGGGCTGCTCTCGCCCATGGAGATCTGCCGCGCGGCCGAGGAAGCCTACGAGAAGGGCGATGCCCCCATCAACGCGGTCGAGGGGTTCATCCGCCAGATCATCGGCTGGCGCGAATACATGCGCGGCATCTATTTCCGCGAGGGGCCGGACTATGCCGACCGCAACGAACTCGGCCATACCCGTTCGCTTCCGGGCTTCTACTGGGGCGACGAGACGCGAATGGCCTGCATCTCTCATACCGTCGCGCAGACGAAATCCGAGGCCTATGCCCATCACATCCAGCGGTTGATGGTGACGGGCAACTTCGCGCTTCTCGCAGGCATCTCGCCGCAGGAGGTGCAGCACTGGTACATGAGCGTCTATGCCGACGCCTACGAATGGGTGATGAGCGCCAACGTCATCGGCATGAGCCAGTTCGCCGATGGCGGGGTCGTGGGGTCCAAGCCCTATGTCTCGTCCGGCAACTACATCGACAAGATGTCGGATTACTGCGGTGACTGCGCCTATTCGGTAAAGACCAAGGTGGGCGAGGGGGCCTGTCCCTTCAACCTGCTCTACTGGGCCTTCATGGAGCGGCACCGCGAGCGGTTCGAGGGCAATCCGCGCATGGCGCAGATGTACGCGACCTGGGACCGGATGGACGAGGACAAGCGCGCCCGGATCCTCGACGAGGCCGAGACATTCCTCAATCGCATGGCCCAGGGCGCGCCCGTCTGAGGGTCAGGCCGCCTGTCGCCGCGACAGGTCCGACATGACCTCGGCCGCGATCTCGAACGAGCGTTCGCGCGCGACCGGATCGTGGATCTGGCCGGTCAGGATCATCTCGTCCGGCGCGTGCTCGGCGATCATGGCCGAAAGCTGCGCGCGCACCTGCGCCGGGTCGCCCACCGCCGTCACCCGCAGGGCGTGATCGACGCCGCGCCGGATCTCGGGACCGATGGCTGCGTCGATATCGTCGACCGGGCGCGGCAACTTGCCCGGCTGGCCCGTCCTGAGCCGCGCGAAGGCCTGCTGCATCGAGGTCCTGAGGCGCAGCGCCTCGCGCTCCTCTTCGGCGGCGAAGACGTTGGCCGCGAGCATGAAGTATGGCTTCTCGAGCGTCTCTGACGGCTGGAACCGCGTGCGGTAGATGTCACGCGCCTGGTCGAGCGCGTCGGGCGCGAAATGCGACGCGAAGGCATAGGGCAGGCCCAGATGCGCGGCAAGCTGCGCACCGTAGAGCGACGAGCCGAGGATCCAGATCGGGACATGCGTGCCTTCACCCGGCACGGCGCGGACCTGTGCGGCGGGGTTCGCGTCTCCGAAATAGGCCTGCAGCGCCATCACGTCGCGCGGGAAATCCTCGCTTCCGTCGCGGCGGAAGGCCCGCATCACCGCCATGTCGCCGCCCGGTGCGCGCCCGAGGCCCAGATCGATCCGGTCGCCGTGGATCGTGGCGAGCGTTCCGAACTGCTCGGCGATGGCGAGCGGCGCGTGGTTCGGCAGCATGATGCCGCCCGCACCTACCCGGATGCGCGAAGTGGCGCTTGCGATATGGCCGATCAGCACGCTCGTCGCGGCGCTCGCGATGCCTTCCATGTTGTGATGCTCGGCCAGCCAGAAGCGGTGATACCCCCAGCTTTCGGCCTTCCGGGCGAGGGCCACGGAATTGGCGATCGCGGCACGCGCATCCGATCCTTCGGGAACGGGAGAGAGATCGAGGATGGAATGGCGCATGAGGAAGCCTCCGGTTGCGGGCGAGGGACCGGCGATGCGCGCCCCCCGTCTTGATCTGTCCAAGGATGCTCACCAGAATGACGTAGAAATTTGGCGGCATCCTTCCCATCTGGGCGCTGGGTCGGCGTCTGGAAACCCCCTCACGTCGGTTTCGGGGCGATGCGCCGCGGCGGCACCGATCAGACCGGCCCGATCGGCCCGGTGCATTCGTTGATCGAGGCTATTGCGCCGGGCTTTCATCCCCGTCCGGATCGTCGGAGGCCGGTGCCTCCTCCTGGCCCGGGCCAGCCTGAGAGATCAACGCGCCGGCCTGCCATTCGCCCGAGCGTTCCTCACCCCCCGCGGTGCTGAGCGTTCCCTCGCCCTCGCGGCGGCCGCCGGCGAACCCACCTTCGTAGACGTCGCCGTTGGCATAGGTCAGGACACCCTGTCCCTCGATCTCGCCCTCGGACCATTCACCCACATACGTGCTGCCGTCGGGATAGACGATGCGGCCGCTGCCGTCGGGCTCTCCGTCCGAAAACGTGCCAGTATAGACCGTTCCGTCGGGATAGGTCGCCGTGCCCTCGCCGTCGCGTCGTCCTTCGCTCCAGGCTCCTTCGTAGGTCATGCCGCCCGGAAAGGTCATCGTACCCTGACCCTCGTTTCGGGCATCGACGAAGCTTCCCTCGTAGACGGCCCCGTTGGCATAGGTGGCGATGCCTTCGCCTTCGATCACGCCATTCGACCATTCGCCTTCGTATGTATTGCCGTCGGGATAGGTTATGCGACCCTGACCATCGGGCAGGTCGTTGCGGAACTGTCCTTCGTAGACGGCCCCATCGGGATAGGTGACGGTGCCCTGTCCCTCGATGCGGCCCGCGACCCATCCGCCGTCGTAACGATAGCCGTCGGGCCGTGTGAAGGTGCCTTGCCCCTCGCGCTGGTCGGCCTGGAACGCGCCTTCGTAGACGTCGCCGTTCGCGTATTCCTTTCGGCCCTCGCCCTGACGCTCTCCCGAGACGAAGTCACCGCGATAGACATCTCCGTCGGGGTGGGTGAGCGTTCCCTCGCCGGTGATCTCTCCGCCGCTCCACGCGCCTTCGTAGACGAGGCCGTCGGCCATGCGCAGCGTACCGGTGCCTTCGCG of Palleronia sp. LCG004 contains these proteins:
- a CDS encoding cryptochrome/photolyase family protein, translating into MVSRLILVLGDQLSEDLSALREAGQDDVVVMAEVGDEASYVPHHPKKIAFLFAAMRKFAARLREDGRNVAYTSLDDEENTGSITGELLRRAEEHGASEVIATEPGEWRLIEALNDCPLKVTQLSDDRFIASHSEFDTWADGRKELRMEWFYRDMRRKTGLLMDGEEPAGGKWNFDHDNRKPAPDAVEFGGPMQFTPDEVVGEVLDLVERRFGNNFGDLRPFWFATDQGQARRALAHFIRGALPKFGDYQDAMLAKDSFLYHGVLSLYLNAGLLSPMEICRAAEEAYEKGDAPINAVEGFIRQIIGWREYMRGIYFREGPDYADRNELGHTRSLPGFYWGDETRMACISHTVAQTKSEAYAHHIQRLMVTGNFALLAGISPQEVQHWYMSVYADAYEWVMSANVIGMSQFADGGVVGSKPYVSSGNYIDKMSDYCGDCAYSVKTKVGEGACPFNLLYWAFMERHRERFEGNPRMAQMYATWDRMDEDKRARILDEAETFLNRMAQGAPV
- a CDS encoding SDR family NAD(P)-dependent oxidoreductase; its protein translation is MKKALVIGASGGIGRAVAEELRGRDVEVVTLSRAEDGFDITDEASIEAALKPLDDDFDLVFVATGALTSTRDAPEKSLSDLGADEILAQVSLNAIGPALVLKHWKRRIPRKGRFVFAALSARVGSIGDNGLGGWYSYRTSKAALNALMHGAAVEIGRSRREAIVACLHPGTVATEFTEDYPDHDKVTPLEAAARLIDVIEGLSPAQSGGFFDYAAKEIPW
- a CDS encoding 2-isopropylmalate synthase translates to MRPTPLLLAGLVSLALPGVILAQSDGRVETKQYEDGGVYEGTFVNGRQHGTGTYTLPNGYEYSGEWSDGEVVGQGVARFPNGSVYEGEFAEGKPDGQGRITLADGGTYEGDWTDGTINGQGVAVYANGTRYEGGFRNARHHGIGRMETSSGYVYDGDWVDGEKEGDGTITYPGGAVYEGQMAGDLREGTGTLRMADGLVYEGAWSGGEITGEGTLTHPDGDVYRGDFVSGERQGEGRKEYANGDVYEGAFQADQREGQGTFTRPDGYRYDGGWVAGRIEGQGTVTYPDGAVYEGQFRNDLPDGQGRITYPDGNTYEGEWSNGVIEGEGIATYANGAVYEGSFVDARNEGQGTMTFPGGMTYEGAWSEGRRDGEGTATYPDGTVYTGTFSDGEPDGSGRIVYPDGSTYVGEWSEGEIEGQGVLTYANGDVYEGGFAGGRREGEGTLSTAGGEERSGEWQAGALISQAGPGQEEAPASDDPDGDESPAQ
- a CDS encoding LLM class flavin-dependent oxidoreductase, with product MRHSILDLSPVPEGSDARAAIANSVALARKAESWGYHRFWLAEHHNMEGIASAATSVLIGHIASATSRIRVGAGGIMLPNHAPLAIAEQFGTLATIHGDRIDLGLGRAPGGDMAVMRAFRRDGSEDFPRDVMALQAYFGDANPAAQVRAVPGEGTHVPIWILGSSLYGAQLAAHLGLPYAFASHFAPDALDQARDIYRTRFQPSETLEKPYFMLAANVFAAEEEREALRLRTSMQQAFARLRTGQPGKLPRPVDDIDAAIGPEIRRGVDHALRVTAVGDPAQVRAQLSAMIAEHAPDEMILTGQIHDPVARERSFEIAAEVMSDLSRRQAA